One Alphaproteobacteria bacterium genomic window, GGCGATATTGCGTGAGAGTTTCGAGCTTAATTTCTGGGCGCATCAGTTCGTCGCACAGCAGGCAGTGCGCATCATGAAAGTCCAGGGAACCGGGGGCTGCCTTCTTTTCAACACGTCGAAGCAGGCTGTCAATCCAGGTCCCGATTTCGGCCCCTATGGGCTTCCGAAGGCGGCTACGCTCTTTCTCATGCGGCAATACGCCATCGACTACGGCAAGAGCGGCATTCGCTCGAACGCGGTCAATGCCGACCGGATTCGCTCGGGCCTGCTCAATGACGAGATGATCGCGGCACGGGCCAAGGCGCGCGGCGTCAGCGAGCGGACATACATGGCGGGCAATTTGCTCGAGCGGGAGGTGACAGCGGAAGACGTGGCGCAATGCTTCGTGGCACTGGCACTCGCCGAGAAAACCACGGGCGCGGTGTTGACCTGCGACGGCGGGAACGTCGCCGCGGCGCTGCGATGATCGCGATGAACCCCTTCGAGCTTCGTGTCCCCGCATCCGAAGGGCTGCCGCTCGTCTATGACTCTCCCCACAGCGGGCGTTACTACCCTGAGGATTTCCGCTTCAAGCCGCCGTTGCGGCTGATGCGCCGAGGCGAGGACGCCTATGTCGACGAACTCATCGCCGATGCGTCGGCACGGGGGGTTACGGTGCTCCTCGCGAACTACCCGCGCGTCTATGTCGATGCCAACCGCGAGCACGACGACATCGATGAATCACTGCTTGCCGAGCCGTGGCCCGGAACCCTTCGTCCGACCGGGAAATCGCGCCGAGGACTCGGCCTCATTCGCCGCGACATTGTGCCAGGCGTCGAGGTTCACGCGGAGAAACTTACGGTCGCCGAGGTCAAACGTCGACTCGACAATGTCTATTGGCCTTATCACCGGGCACTCCGCGCCGAACTCGACCGCGCCAAGACGCGCTACGGATTCGTCTGGCACATCGACTGGCACTCGATGAAATCTGTCGGCAACCGAATGACTCCGGACGGCGCGCGCAGGCGCGCCGATTTCGTGATCGGCGATCTCGATGGCGCCAGCGCAGAGCGAGAGCTTGTCGAGTTCATCGTCGGATCGTTGCGCGATTTCGGATACCGCGTCGTTCTCAACGACCCCTATAGAGGTGCCGCGATCGTGCGGCGGAGTGCAGCACCGGAGCGCGGATTTCACTCGGTGCAGATCGAGATCAACCGCGCCCTCTACCTTGATGAAGCGGCGGTCGAGCTGAATGCGGGCTTCGAGAAATTGCGCGCAGATATCGAGGCATTCACGATGCGCCTCGTCGA contains:
- a CDS encoding N-formylglutamate amidohydrolase; translated protein: MNPFELRVPASEGLPLVYDSPHSGRYYPEDFRFKPPLRLMRRGEDAYVDELIADASARGVTVLLANYPRVYVDANREHDDIDESLLAEPWPGTLRPTGKSRRGLGLIRRDIVPGVEVHAEKLTVAEVKRRLDNVYWPYHRALRAELDRAKTRYGFVWHIDWHSMKSVGNRMTPDGARRRADFVIGDLDGASAERELVEFIVGSLRDFGYRVVLNDPYRGAAIVRRSAAPERGFHSVQIEINRALYLDEAAVELNAGFEKLRADIEAFTMRLVEAARARVC